The genomic region CACAAGAAGAAACAATCTCTGCATTGAGGAGTGATACTGTCTGCACCAGTCTTGAACCAATTTATGGCCCCTACATATGATGCAGCACCATGCGCACAcacttcttaaaaaataattagtttGGAAGTTTGGCGTTTCTATTGCTAGTCCTCTTATCTAGCTTTCCTGCATATCCTGTGGGGATAAGTCTGAGGGGAATATTCAACTGGTCCTATAGCTATGAACAACATACAGAATTCAGCTGAGTCTCAATTACTACatgaatttattttctctcttcatcCCTAACTTCTAAGATACACGTATGTCCCAACTACAGAGTGCGTCCAGGTCTTGTTCATGTGAGTGTCATGGATAACACACAGGTTCTCCTTCAAGGAGGAGAGACATATTTTTACCAATGACCCTTTATCAGAAAAAGGTCACAGAAACTCACCTGCAGCAGACAACACCCCCTTTGGGCAGCCCTGATAAGCTCTGTGCTCAGAGAGGGCTGCAGCAATGTGTACTGGTCGGGAACATGAAAGTTTGGTGTGAAGCTTTTTTAGAATCAGCCCCCACCACTCTATGGCCTCATTCAATGTTTGTGTCCTGGTAAGagttttaattttactttgtaaAGTGTTCTGGGATTTTAAAGGGAAGTAAAAGTGATCAACATAGACTTTTCTGTCTTTAATGGATGATTTTTATAACAGAAATTCTATGCACCGAGATGTAGCAAGATTGCAGCTACACAACTAATCAATCTATGCCACTGGTTCCTAGTAATGTTTAACTTGTATTTCATACCTGCCAATTCCATAAATGTAGACAactgaaaacatttcaaaaaatgCAATTATTAGCAAGGGGATAGAGCCAGCAAAAGTGTCAAATAGGGCCAGCCAGTAACTTCCAGACTTcagcacaaaaataaaagctatcAAGTAAGATGCCAAACAAATCagacctgtggaaaaaaaaaaacaaaaagagaaaaaaccagCATACTTAGACAAAAAAGGTGAAAGACATcaaaagtaaataataataaaaaaaaaaagtaagaaaatttcCCAGTAGCTAGAAAGCTATATATTTTAATTCACTTGCAGCCTGAAGTtaacaactttattttttaatggtaCTGTGAGAAGGCCTGCTTCTATGCaggaaaaatggcaaaactctccTAAGGTTGCACAGGTGGGAGATGtttcaaacaaaacaagagaGGCTGAGGAGAGAAAACAGGTCCTCTTCCTCCTAGTTGGTGTGACAATGTCCCACTGAGAGAAATCCTGTTGGGGTGAAGGACTGGCGTCCTCCAGCTTCCCAATGGAGATGATGATAATCATCATGAGAGGGCTGATGGGCAAGCCACAGGGtgggcagctctctgcaggctcAGGAGGAACCTCAGAATCTGCCCCACTGGGGGACATGAGAAAACCTTCAGTAGGTTATCTAGGATTCTGAGGACCATGCCAGATCAGAAAGTAGATGGGTGGTGGGTTGATTTTCCAGCATACAAGCTATTCCCTGCGGACAGGGGAGATCACTGATCTCTAAAAAATCACTTACCAGTAATAAGTTCCTTAGGCACTTTGGGGGATATAATATTAAGATCTTGTAAAGGCACGAGCACACCTTCCATATTTCCGAACATAGATGACAAACCCAAGCAGAAGATCATGATGAAGAAGAGAATGGACCACAAAGGTGAGACAGGCATTCTGGTGATAGCTTCAGTGAAGACAATAAAGGCTAGGCCAGTTCCTTCGACTCCCTGTGGAAGATTTTGGAAGCTCCCAAATTAGGCTCATTACCATTGCATGGCACTTAAATTTACATCAGTATTCACTAGACTTGGTATATGCTACACCATACCACAATACTTATGCTTTTTGTTTCCACAAAGACCTCCTAATGCAGCAAAATATTTACTGCAATTATAATACAAATTTGATTTCAAGGAATTTTACGGATACCTATTTTCATCTGTAATTCATCAcctttttaacaacaacaaaaaaaaaaagtgcacccATTTTTTCTTGTAACTTTTTCACCCCAGAATCAAGATCCATTCTCACTGTGTTGTGACACACTTATACTGGTTGGGACAGGGCTTGTTCCAGCTGCTTCCTCACTTTAGACATCTCTTGCCTGGTCATCTTGTCCCACCACAGCTGCCACCAGCTAGTTCCAGAGAAATACCCGCTGCTATGTGAGGCCAGCCTAGAACACTTGTGGTTTTGGTTGCTAGTCTGACAGATTGCCAATACTTTCCAGAGAAATTAAAAGGTTTATCTCTTCAAAAGCAAAATCAGGTaaaattacaacaacaaaaaagtaattcTTCAGTCTAAGGGCATTCCAAGCCAATTTCAATGAATCagtggaaatatttaaaaaaaaaaaaaaaaaaaaaccaacaaccttccttgtaaaaaaaagacatttctgtaTATTCCTACCATATTTATGGTATAAATATGAGTCAGAGTGTTAAACTTACATCATTCAGGAAACTTTCCAGATTACAGGATTCAAACTTCAGGCTTGCAAAAAGCGTCGGATCAGTCATGTTACATAGCTGCTGCATTTGTTCAAAGTTATCTTGGGTTACATTACCTTCTGGCAAATCAAATGCATTCATCAGGGTaagaatatttctgaaaaaggGAAACACATTTGTAAGCATCCTCAGGATTCATTTTCATCATCAAGGAAGTTATCAAGAGCACAATGTCTTTTACAAAGATACAAAGGATGCACTGTTTCAGTTGCTGAAGATCAGATTTTGAAATGGGGAAGTCCACCAGTTTTGTGCATGTGCAATTCTCTCTTTCTTATTCCCAGGTGAGTCTGGCACTGTCTTGGTGACACAGATGGCAGCTAAATGGATCAGGCATGCCAAGGACCTGTGCAGAAGTTAGGTGCACATCTTTGCACTGCAGACTCGGCACCAGTTCCCAGACTGGGTGGCAGTTCCCAGACTGGGCAGCTTCTGGAAATGTGTGAGGTGTCTGCAGTTGTGTATCATGCAGTAGAAGGCAGCCTAGtatcctttgtttgtttgttaagtaTGTAATGTAAATTCCAGTCTTTCACAGAACCAGTTTCATTGAAATTTGCCTTATCCAGTTCAGTAAACACATTCCCTCAGAACACGTTTCATGTCCATTGATGCAAGCAATTAATTTTTCACATTTACCTCTAAAACTATTGATATTCGAGAATGTTTAAGTGAAATAATATATCACAAACTGAATCAAACTTATGTAAATATAAATTGTTACATCAACTGCAGTTATATTTGAAAGaactgcttaaaaagaaaaagcaaatatggACTATTCTTTGCCTTCCTTGTTACTTTTTGGAAACATCATGGAATAATATAAAATATGGTTGCTTATGCAGCATCTATGTAGGAAATAAGGAGGCTCAAATAATGATCATTCCCCATGGAGCTGATGTCACATGATTTAAATTTTTTAAAGTAATGGGTGATCTGATGCCATATGGGTCAGGTGATGTAATTGTTCAGAAATTATGAAGTCATTATCATCAGGCTAACAGATCTGCCTCAGCTAAACACCTGCATATTCTGTGTTGTGGTTGTTTGAttagttgttttttggttggttggttttgtttgtttgtgttgttgttattgttagttttgttttgttttccaataaCTTACTTGTCAAAACAGTCGTCATATCTTTCTGTGGCTCTGAATCCAATGATGGAGTATATGACTGTTGCTGCATAGACGGATGTGAGACCGTTGATTACTGAGATAATCAGAGCATCTTGCTCACAGTTATTGCTGCAATTCAAAGAGAAGAAACAGTGGATTGCAAACACATTCCCAAAATGAACACTAAAAAGTGGTTGTCAAGACTGATGCAAAGTAGTCTACAGATGCTTAGGTTCATGAGCATGCCCTTGAAGAGTATAAAAGTGCAGCTGTTGAAGATAGATTTAGTGAATTGGTGCCTTAAGTAATTTAAGAGctatgttgtggggttttgtttgttttgggttttttttgttttctcctcaaaTAATCCTATTTATAAGGAATAACTGCTTGAGTTGTTTCCACATCTGGCTCACAGAAAGTAAAACATAAGGGCCAAAAAAGTATGTCTCCTCTTTTTCATGCCTGATGTGCAAACTCACATTGGAATGAGCTGTATCTTAGCTACTGAGGTATTCTGCTGCAaggtgaaggatttgggtttGAATTCAGACAGTCAGAAAGGAAAAGTAACCAAAAGTTTCCATAGCACTTCAATATGGTGAAATCGCAGTAGCCAAGAGCACTTGGGAGCAGTTTTGTTTGATTGCTGGACAAAAGATGATTCAAAACATCCTGAAGTTTTGGAAATATGATGAAACGTCACACAGATTGAGCAGACGAGCTGTTTCTCTGTGAAATTTAAACTGCCTGGTAGACACCTCTCTGCTACTGGCACTTCTTGCCAGTGTATCTGTGCTAAGATTAAAAAATTGCAGAGCCAGAAAGAAAATTTCATCTAAGAGAAAATATAAAGAATCAATATTAAATTAGTTGCTGGTTTTATGAAAAAGCTGTAAAGCTCTAGATATTGTATTTCACTTGGGCAAGAGACAATTATTGAGATTAACTTGATGTTGTCATATTTAATTTTCTGATCACCTTCAAGAGGAGAGGAAAGACAAGCCTGTCCAGCCAACACCTGTGACACTGTGAACTTTCCTTATTTATAGCATTGCAAATAGTTCTCTACTGTGTGGTTGCATTGAGTTGTCGATTTTTTCACTGTAATGTGAGATTCTTAATGACAGGCTTGATAAATACATTTCTTTCCTCCAGAGAAAGAAAGATGCTCAAGCTCCTCCTGGTCATGAATGTGAATCCCTGATGGTATTGAAACCTCACAATATTTCCTGAGATCTTTAGACTCCCAAACCATCTGGGAGCAGAATCATTCACTCCTGGTCCGGCTGGTGCTGAACTGCAGGTGGCTTAGCACCACAGTGTCACACTTTGGAGCCTGCATGGTGTTTTTCTTCTATCTCCATGGAAATTTCATTACTTTCTGCAGTTTCCTCTAGTTGTGAATGATTGAGAGCTGAAGGAACATAGATTGGTTCTACAGCCCTGTGTCTTGGAAAAGCAGGAGGACACTACTCCTTTTTTTTGGGTCTTTTGGAAAGATGCAGAACAATCTCAGCAGTCCTCATGGTTGTGGAAACACTTATTTGGACCTGAAGCAAGGCTTGTCACTTCGCACTGAGACTTGCAGGCACCAAAAGTTCTAGACAAActtctgaaaaacatctgaactcTAGAGTGGTAGGAGGGAATTACATCAGTGACTGAAATCCTGGTGTGGTGTGTTCAAACCTGAGCCAAAACTGAAGCACAGATTTCTGAATGCATGATCAAACCAGTTAACTAAAACTTAATTCAGAGACATTTATCAAAAATCTTAGGTTCAGAGAATGCTGCACAGTTTGTCTTTCAACAGGACAGTGTTGAAGGGATGGAAGGCACCAAGAGGCACTGACGGTTCCGCCAATATTTTGGGAGAATGAGTGTAGAACATAGTGCCATGTCATAATTTGCTAACTGTGTCATTCCCTGGGTGATGGGATTTTGTACCTCAACTCTTCCTGAGCCCCATGACATATATAGATGAAGGAAATGAATTTGAATTTGAAGACTCCTAGATATACCTTCTAATATCCGAACTAAAGATTTAAACTGTGGTCTGTAAATTGCTTTGAAATGTGTGTACCATCACCCAGCTCCAACAGCATGAAGACAAAGAGCAACACCACATGTTGAGCACTCCTACAAAAGGAGCTCCTGCTCATCAGCTGGTGGTGGGAAGCCAGTCCCCTTCTTTCCAGCCTGCATCACAATGTCTTTCTGCAGGAAATCAGCCACCACTGAGACCTGAAATCTTGGTTCAGGAGGTCCAGGATCAGAGATCTGCCTTATGTGGCTGAGGGGATGGTGTCCCTGTCCCAAGTAATTACTGTGCAATGATAGGGCAGAAGTGGACAAGCTTCATTAGAGAGAATTTGGCTTTTGCCTGGCTACTCACTGAACAGAGTTGTAACTGGAGAATGAAATGAGGCCTCCAAAGGCCAAGGAGAATGAGTAAAAGACCTGAGCACCTGCGTCCAGCCACGTCCCTGGGTTAGCCAGCTCAGTAACCTGAGGCAACAGACATAGAGCTTTAAGCATATGCAACATCACTGTTTAGCCTGAACATGAGGAacttaaaacaataaataaaccAGTAATGTTAACCATGCAGAACTCACAATTTTTTAAGAATGTTAACAAATAGATCAATATCACTGTCAAacttgcttaaaaaaacccaacaaacaccaaaaacaaaaaacaaaacaaacaaacaaacaaacaacaaacaaaaaacccaaacaaaacaaaacaaaaaaacaaaacaaaaaaaaaaaaacaaaaccaaacccaactatTTGGAGGTTTTCctcaaacattttgaaaattgTTAAACAAGTGACTTTCCAGAGCTGACAGCTGCCATGTCTGTTTCCAGAAAAGTTGTTTATTATTTAGCATTAATAATGACCATTCACAGGTCTTCTTATAGAAGGTCAAGtcccttttaattttgttttgaaactgTTGTATAGTTAAACCGTTCTCTTAAGTCTTTTGTCTGTGTAGCCATACTGATTAAATGGATTCTACACCCAGCTGCATGATTTCTGCTTTAAAGTTATAATAGCCCTTaactaaaatacaggaaaaaaaaaacaacccccctTATGGCATTGCTATGTGATGATCCTTCCATTTTTTTATAACAGATTTTGATGGGGGTAGAGAGagaaaatgtgtgtgtatgtgtatattttGCATCTGATCCAAAGGATTCAGATCCTAGAATCGAGATTTTAAAGGTGTCTGAGGCACAGTTAGAAAAGCACCAATAGAGGGGACTTATTTTTGATTGGCTTTTAGTTACAGAGAGAACTATTAATCCATTGAGTTTCACTAAGGGAGGAATGATGCAGTGACTTACATTAGGGGTGAAGAGATACACAATTCCACTGGTTGATCCTTTCAGTGTCAAACCGCGGATTAGAAAAATGGTAAGCACGACGTATGGAAGGGTTGATGTTATATACACAGCCTGCATAAGAAGCATGTAAATAAAACACTTATATAAAACAGAACACTTGAATAAAATAgcactgcagaaagaaaaaaaaaagagaacaagcaGTGTACTTTGACTAACAAATAATAACTGCGAGTTTCAAATGAGACACTATTGACATACAACAGAAAACTATGTATGTGCAGTACATTTTGATATTGAACATCTTTGCAGTTATTGTGCTCTATTTAAGACAAGATGTCATTGTTGAAATTCAACTCAGGTCattcaaaagcagcaaaaaaataaTCTACATCCTGAGATCAGGTTGATTCTGCCAATGCAAGGATGGGGTCTTAGGGCTTCGCTGGGCAGCAGAACATCAGTCACTCTTTAGAGATATAATATTAAGGACTAGCACAAACCCAATTAAATCTGTACACATATGTTTTGAAGGGAATGGCCAAAGCAAAAAGACAGAGTACCTTGATTCTGCATTAAACACTAATACTAATGTTATGGTGGTAATACCTAAATAATGTTTTACTATGACCTGTAAGGACAAGGAGGCTGAATTGCTCACAAAACTCTCCACATAAATCAAACCAGATCAAATTAAATCAAGTTCCATTTCATTCAGCTTCCTTCTTCAAAAAGTGGTGACACACAAAGTTTTAGATGTGCTTTTACTCAAGAAATAGACAGTTTCTGCAGTATGACTAAGTCTGTATGAAAAAGGAATCACAACAGCATAATAAATATAATCTCATAAAAAAACAAAATAGTGTACCTTTCCTGTCGTTTCGATGCCTCTGATTGTGCACACATACAGTACACCCCACGCACATGTTAAACATAGCAAAAGCCACCACTGTATAGTGCCTGAATTTTCAATGGAAGTGGAGATGTTTAATGTTTCTCTGTACCAGAAATAATCTACAGGAGAGCTCTTGGCACACTCTTCTATGTACTCTGTAACCACAAAATAGTTGTTATTTTGTATATCTTTtatttacttggaaaaaaaaaaagtttaataataaACACCAGTGTTCTAAATTATACCAACTAATGCCAGTAAATTTTTTGTTGGCAAATTTCAGATTCTTAGAGGATGGTTTCATGGAAAAATTAGAGATTTAAAATTGTTTAACAGGGATTTTAATACAgattttattgttatttctaTTAATTCAATCATGCAGATAAAATCTTTGAAGCTCATTCAAAGATTCttctttctttgtaatttttcttttttttttttttcttttttcccctacaaAAGCATGAAGTTAGAACCCCCTTGTGCCAAAGAAAGTGTGGACAGGATTTTGGAACATAAATATATTCCTAGTGCAtggaatttgtttattttttttttttagcttcctgCAGCCATGCTTCTCTTCCCCTCCCATACCTCCGCAACACTTTGTCCTTCAGTTTTGTGGGACATCATTCAAGGTCTTGTAGGCTTAGGTTGGATTCTCATCTCCCTGCAATGCGCTGACCTGTGCAGTATTCTGCCCTGGCCTGCCTTTATTTGATGTTTTAATACTTATTCTGGGAGGAGAGGAGCAAAGCTCTCTGAAGAGCTCTTCACTGACCCACCAGAAAACCCTGCTTCACACAGTTGAATGTAGGGCTGACCACTGAAAACAAAGATGCTGTCACCAAGCAGTCTCCAAGGAGCTGTAGACTGTTGTCATATTGACAGATAAAGGTGTTTCATATGGATTacgcatctcttttttttttttttcttctcaatatGCTAATGGTGGGGTATTGGTGAAGACATTAATGAAACATACTGTCTAAATCTAGAAAGCGTTAGTATTTATGCCAGACTTGCACATTGTGAATATTTTGTTTGTGAACACATTTGTCATAATCAGCCATGAAGTTTCatacaaaaaaatcaaactttgtCTCAAAGATTAAGCATTGATCACATTGTATACAATACGAATTTTTACAAAACACAAGCAATAAAATAGTACAATGCTCCTGACAGGACTGCCATGTCTTGCTGTTGTTTTACAGAAAGAGACTCAATCAGGCTAATTGCTCAAACTAGAAAAATATGCTGTGCAAAAAAAATACGTATTTCATAAAATATACCTGTTCTGTTGTAACTGACAGGGCAGCTACTCCAAGGCAGGGGGTCTTGGAAGGAGTTGAAGAAATACCACATTACCCAGGCAATAATAGTATTATAATATAAACCCACCAGGAAGGATACCAACATTGCTGCTATGCCTGAAAAATTAGAAGTAGAACACAATGTAAATTTCAATGCTCTTATTTTCAAGACATATCAAAACATATGGCATGAGCCTCAAcctttccctgctctcctccccaccctAATTCCATGGTTTATAGCCTTTCCCTTGTCCTCTCTTTATTTTAGATGTAGGCTAAATCACTGTGAATTAGTTACCTAAAGGTTGGATGGGTGAGTCCTGCATACAGCCcaaaattactctgggactgaaGATGACACCACTTAGGAGCCAACATTATGGGTGGACTAACTCACTGCAGACAGTACACAATCCTGTTCACAGTCTTGCCCACTGACACCCGGGGAATTTGGGATGCTGGGTAAGTGTAAAGCTCAATTGACTTGGGATTTTGCCTAAATGAGACCCAGATTGTCTTCCCCTTCCACAGTGTCACTGCAGAGATCAGCAGACGTTTTGGGCTAATGTTTGCTGCACAGGCTGGATAGCTGTCAGGAGGCACAGTCTGTGAAAAGGTGCAGGATTCAAGCCGCTCTCTCTCCTTTCTCCACTTGCTCCCAAGTACTCAACCTTTGGTGACTTCTTTGGTAGACAATAAACACTAATGATTAGCTCCTGAGGGCTCCTAGGGTCTGAAAAAGTTTGAAAAATTCCGGATGCAATGAACAAATGCCTTTTGTAACTGATTTACAGATGCAGTGGATGCCAAAACCAGTCCTAACTGGCTGCGTTTCTTCCCTTTCAAGTATGTGTTaatcacagaacagctgaggtgagaagggacctctggatgtcatcttgtccaaccaccTGCTCAAGCGGGGCTACCTACAGCCAGTTGCCTCAGACTATGTCCAGGCAGATTTTAAATaactctaaggatggagactccaaaacctacctgggcaacctgtgccagtacttGTCACCCACCCAGTGTTTCCTGGTGTTCAGTTGGCTCCTCCTGTGTTTCCCGTGTAATGAGGTATCTATGGAGTTTTTGATCCTGTGTGCATCATGCTGCTTTTACTATACTGTCAGGTAGAGTGTTTGAATACTCAGAAGTCTAATACGGATGTGAAGAAGTATTTTCTGCTAAATACTATCTCCATTGCTTTTAGTGTGGTACCTCTCTTAAATGTAAGAATGTAACATCACATGGAGCTGAAGTCTGGTAGACCAGCTTAGAAACAGATTGAACTATTATTTATCCACATAACAGTTACAGAACAATTTTTTTGCACACTTCAACTTTCATCCTAATGGTAAAAACAGGCAGTATCATAATACAGAAAATATCTCTGAAGCCCCAAATTGGTCTCAAATTAGAGAAATGTTTTAACTTGACCCACAGCCCCAAGGAATGTGGACACAATCTTGTCATAGTACCTTATCTTGATTAGTGTGATCTATCAATGGAGAATTagtgagaaaggaaaaggaatagaTCCTGGAATCTCTTTTGGCACATTGGAATAAAATCCTGAAGCTTTGCTCATAAGTTTACCAGTTCAGAGACTTGTGCTTCTCAGGTGTCTTTTTGTATCCTCTTCAGACTTACCAACCCCTTTCAGGGCAGGGTGGATAGAGCTCCAGACACCCACACTGCCTTTCCTCAGCCTTTGACCAATGGCAAACTCAAGATAAAGCAGGGGGATACCCTCCAGGACCAGCAAAATCAGGAAAGGAATCATGAAGGCTCCTGAAATggataagaagaaaacaaataagatGTTTCCCATGAGTGAAGCGACACAATAAAGCACAAACTTCGGTTCTGAGGGCCTTTGAAACAACAAGCGAGTTGTAAGCATACTTGTGGAAATCCTTCTCCAGTTTCTGAACAACACTTTTGCCTGACTGCTCAAGCAGGGGACTTCATTATAGATGTGGTTTCAGAGAGGAATTCTTATTTTTTCCAAGTGACAAGCATGAACACAAATTATACTTTCCAAAGGTTAAACTCTGAAGAAGCCATCATTAGATTGTAAGTGGAGGAAAGGTACTTTTCCTGGAACAACTTCCTTTTTATTCTGCAAAAGGTTATGGGTTTATAACGATGAATCATGCAAATTATATGAAGTAGCTGAATGAACTAAGCAAGATGCCTTGAAAGATTAAGCAGGAGCCTGGGACTGTCTACGAAAAATGATCAACATATTCCTGGTAGCTGCGTTCAACAGCTTTTATATTTGAACAGAAGAGATCTGAAGTCGAGAATTCAATCTTTGTCAATTATGACAAGGCTGATTAGTACAGgacaagtttttaaaataatttttttcctgagtAAGGTGTACCTCTGACATGGGAGACAACATGTAACACCATACTGGAATACTAAGGTATTCCACAAAGACACAAATGTTTGAATATTGTTACATATTAGAATTATGGTTATCTGTCCTTGCAAAAAGTCTTTAACTTCCTAATCACAGGCAATAAATAATCTAAGGgcataaaaaatgcaaaatagtaTGTGAATGgttcaggtttgggtttttgttggctttttcgtCAGGTATGCAATGAAAATCAGATAGCAAGTGAAAGAAGAAATTTGAAGAATGGAAACTATAGTTTTGAATTCAGGGCAGTTGAAGGATTTTTGGAAGAGCTGAACTGGATGCTTGTCTGCTCCATGGGGTATCTTGAGGTCATCTATATCAGAGTTTTAGAAATTATCATTAATACAAAGTCTTTATTTTCCGTGTACTTCAGTAAAGCCTGCTAAAAACAATATTGTTGTATCAAGTGGAAACTAGTATAACGAAATCAGCCAACTATACTTTTTGCTTGTCAGTGCTATGGAATTTTAGTAACGCTTTCATCTTTTGTTgacatttttaagattttttaatcaaaatcagTAGTTCTAAATACATAAAATGCTATTCAAAATGCTGAGCACTTAAAAACGCACATGCCACACATCAGGTTGAATGACTAACCACTGATGCAGCAGAAAAGATAGTTTTTGTTAAAGCCTGTTGCAAAAGGTAGCTGTCTAGACACGATATTCTCAGACTACTGCAAAGCATGTCATTTAGCAATGCATAAACTTCTTAGTAAAATGTGACACTTTTCGAAATCAGTGTAGCTCATCTTGCATGCATTAAAAACTATCTATTACTGCAAAAACAGAGACTGACAAACTGAACAGGTTTCAAAAGAGGAACAGAAAAATAACTGACTTGGGTCATTTTTTTATTAGTGAAAGACTGAAAGGCTCATTATGAGTTATTTGTAGAGAAGGTTGCTAAACTTCCAGCTCTCTTTCTTCTGTGTCAGTCTAGTATCccatttgttttcttccccacTTCTCACTTCTTGGTTACATTCACTTTTCCAGAGACCTTGTCATCCTTGCAAGAATAAAAGCCTTGCTGTATTGGGGAGTAGCTGTTAGATCTAGGTGCCTCAAGTTGGCATTCTCTCACCTTGGGGGAAAGTGGTTATTTATTATGGAATGAAGGATGGTGGCCCACCTTAGATTTGAAGTAACTGAACTCCTTTAGTTGCAAATCCAAATTTAGCACTGTGGCCTTAGCTGAGATATCATTACAAATGCTATCAGTGCTAAAGCAATCACTTCCTGACTTGTGTCTTTCTGAATTTTCACGTTGCAAATGTGCGAAACATGTAGGACATATTTCAATTTTAGAGGGACTAAGATCACTTCGAAAGCAAGGTTCTTCTTCTCTGTCTTCCCACCGCTCCAGGGACTTCTACAA from Patagioenas fasciata isolate bPatFas1 chromosome 2, bPatFas1.hap1, whole genome shotgun sequence harbors:
- the SLC6A19 gene encoding sodium-dependent neutral amino acid transporter B(0)AT1 isoform X2; translated protein: MLVSFLVGLYYNTIIAWVMWYFFNSFQDPLPWSSCPVSYNRTEYIEECAKSSPVDYFWYRETLNISTSIENSGTIQWWLLLCLTCAWGVLYVCTIRGIETTGKAVYITSTLPYVVLTIFLIRGLTLKGSTSGIVYLFTPNVTELANPGTWLDAGAQVFYSFSLAFGGLISFSSYNSVHNNCEQDALIISVINGLTSVYAATVIYSIIGFRATERYDDCFDKNILTLMNAFDLPEGNVTQDNFEQMQQLCNMTDPTLFASLKFESCNLESFLNDGVEGTGLAFIVFTEAITRMPVSPLWSILFFIMIFCLGLSSMFGNMEGVLVPLQDLNIISPKVPKELITGLICLASYLIAFIFVLKSGSYWLALFDTFAGSIPLLIIAFFEMFSVVYIYGIGRFNKDIEFMIGHKPNIFWQITWRVISPLIMLVIFFFYFVVTVNKELLYSVWNPSYEEFPKTEKVEYPSWVYAIIVILAGVPSLAIPVFAIYKAIRNCCQKRNDRTGLMIATSETSINGNLKYSE
- the SLC6A19 gene encoding sodium-dependent neutral amino acid transporter B(0)AT1 isoform X1; translation: MVKLQLPNRGLEDRIPSHAELEVLEKEEADSRPQWDNKAQYMLTCVGFCVGLGNVWRFPYLCQSHGGGAFMIPFLILLVLEGIPLLYLEFAIGQRLRKGSVGVWSSIHPALKGVGIAAMLVSFLVGLYYNTIIAWVMWYFFNSFQDPLPWSSCPVSYNRTEYIEECAKSSPVDYFWYRETLNISTSIENSGTIQWWLLLCLTCAWGVLYVCTIRGIETTGKAVYITSTLPYVVLTIFLIRGLTLKGSTSGIVYLFTPNVTELANPGTWLDAGAQVFYSFSLAFGGLISFSSYNSVHNNCEQDALIISVINGLTSVYAATVIYSIIGFRATERYDDCFDKNILTLMNAFDLPEGNVTQDNFEQMQQLCNMTDPTLFASLKFESCNLESFLNDGVEGTGLAFIVFTEAITRMPVSPLWSILFFIMIFCLGLSSMFGNMEGVLVPLQDLNIISPKVPKELITGLICLASYLIAFIFVLKSGSYWLALFDTFAGSIPLLIIAFFEMFSVVYIYGIGRFNKDIEFMIGHKPNIFWQITWRVISPLIMLVIFFFYFVVTVNKELLYSVWNPSYEEFPKTEKVEYPSWVYAIIVILAGVPSLAIPVFAIYKAIRNCCQKRNDRTGLMIATSETSINGNLKYSE